From a single Marinobacter sp. THAF197a genomic region:
- a CDS encoding BrnT family toxin: MFTHPMLTAIDDLYAYGEERWIAIGLIKQFIGVVVYVERCGDAVRIISARKAARREVRLYEQNI, encoded by the coding sequence ATTTTTACTCACCCAATGCTGACGGCTATAGATGATCTTTATGCCTATGGTGAAGAACGTTGGATTGCCATTGGTCTGATCAAGCAGTTTATCGGGGTGGTGGTTTATGTCGAGAGATGTGGGGACGCTGTCCGGATTATTTCAGCTCGGAAAGCAGCTCGTCGGGAGGTAAGGCTCTATGAACAGAACATCTAA